From Salvia splendens isolate huo1 chromosome 3, SspV2, whole genome shotgun sequence, a single genomic window includes:
- the LOC121796265 gene encoding uncharacterized protein LOC121796265 isoform X1: MSASRKFDISSSPDRPLYASGHRGSFGTASLDRSGSFRENLENPLLSSLPSMTRSNASVTQNDVVNFFHCVRVDPKSMVIDHKLNRPADFKRLASAAVGMPLEDFLPSSSKSKHLTSPALDDLRRLKSGVRESGTKARERVKIFNDCLSVVNKCFPAIPSRKRSRLDALSIDRSASGVGIGKKGLQNHAISSGFELEQQKSEGRIKNAIPSKRTRTSMADARMEARANILARPPATMDKDKDAVRISSSNSVQGEDQTMSIAVDGWEISKMKKKRTGKKVDNAGSSMKTKAVDGYREPKQGTHLRLIPEARSRVADAYGFRSGATNGGVGLGKSEATSQTSSGMRSSMSRTDSENSSVLHERRERSNGQEKERMNLKAVNKANSREDISCSSPTSGSKSNANVRAPRSVLVGGVSKMSQAVQRSVSSNDWDLSNCTNKVTGGLGASSRKRTPSARPSSPVASWAQRPQKISRTARRTTLLPAVSGNDEDPIMEAASSDMVVNERRFPAHTPKQAKIKGDNISPAALSESEGSGAAEIKSRNKNNKSDALDEKGVKNVQKISALLLPPRKNKAVNTGDRGDSVRRQGRTGRGFTSSRSLLPLSVEKHGNVGNTKQIRSSRLGLDKTESRAGRPPTRKLSDRKAYTRQKHITINTGADFLVGADDGHEELLAAANAVTDTAQALSSPFWKKMEPLFHFITDVNISYLKDQINSGTAVDAPAPVPLDTVSCISAPDCGSNEFGRGETEARSVELSSEHVAPGMEKPDEISMYQRLIAALIPEEEDESEYDVHESSFEIEKDFGSNSFCSHTSPSCDPSGCPTFYGYDVNSNGRPCYKLEKNIMPISGTGFSSCDHLQNGLHTNQSIPSTICSEYQYQNMSVNERLIMEVHSIGIYPDLVSGDEISGDITKLDEKYEEQASRKKSLLGKLLCSATDAKELQQKEFEGRALSKLVGMGYEKYMSCCGPNAHGMKSASGKMAKQAALAFVKRTMERYREFEETGKSCFDDPLYKDIFLSGVSCLVDGQPLNSSTSNESGKLHLGESGFSVKARTSAPLGAHQCPSSTNQDLYSSELFTSNNLGSDEVTGNEDSWSNRGKMREVLLDNVGGIISNGLGGSLSCSAKGKRSERDREGKGNNRESFPKNGTTKISRTVSASVKGDRKSKARPKHKTAHLSASVNCSLGNMGEQTKGIFSATLKSSENSQSNFGKDENNYSNDILEEPIDLSGLQLPDMDDLGGNGEDLGSWLMNIDDGLHDNDCIGGLGIPMDDLAGLNMMI, encoded by the exons ATGTCAGCATCTAGAAAATTTGATATCTCCAGTAGTCCTGATAGGCCATTGTATGCATCTGGCCACCGTGGTTCCTTTGGTACCGCCTCACTGGACAGATCAGGCAGCTTTCGGGAGAACTTGGAGAACCCACTTTTATCAAGTCTGCCAAGTATGACAAGAAGCAATGCATCGGTAACTCAAAATGATGTAGTCAACTTCTTCCATTGTGTGCGTGTTGATCCAAAGTCCATGGTCATAGATCATAAGTTGAATAGGCCAGCAGATTTTAAGCGGCTTGCTAGTGCTGCTGTTGGTATGCCCCTGGAAGATTTTTTACCGTCATCTTCCAAAAGCAAACATCTAACTTCACCCGCACTAGATGACCTCAGGCGCCTAAAATCTGGTGTGCGGGAAAGTGGTACTAAAGCTAG GGAACGCGTGAAGATATTCAATGACTGTTTATCGGTAGTTAACAAGTGTTTCCCTGCTATTCCATCGAGAAAGAGATCCCGGCTGGATGCTTTGTCGATCGATCGTTCAGCATCTGGGGTGGGTATTGGGAAAAAGGGATTGCAAAACCATGCTATTTCAAGTGGTTTTGAGCTGGAGCAACAAAAGTCTGAAGGAAGGATAAAGAATGCCATTCCAAGCAAGCGCACTCGAACTTCTATGGCTGATGCTAGG ATGGAAGCACGAGCTAATATCCTTGCAAGACCACCTGCGACTATGGATAAGGACAAGGATGCAGTAAGAATCTCTAGTTCTAATTCAGTTCAGGGTGAGGATCAAACTATGTCCATTGCTGTTGATGGTTGGGAGATTTCCAAAATGAAGAAAAAGCGCACGGGTAAAAAGGTAGACAATGCTGGTAGTTCAATGAAGACAAAAGCAGTTGATGGTTATAGGGAACCTAAACAAGGAACACATCTGCGTCTAATTCCCGAAGCCCGTTCAAGGGTGGCTGATGCCTATGGCTTCAG ATCTGGTGCTACTAATGGAGGCGTGGGTCTAGGGAAGAGTGAGGCTACCTCCCAGACCAGTTCAGGCATGCGGTCATCTATGTCTCGGACTGATTCCGAGAACAGTTCTGTTCTCCATGAGAGGAGAGAGCGTTCTAATGGTCAAGAGAAAGAAAGGATGAATCTGAAAGCCGTAAACAA GGCAAATTCACGAGAAGATATCAGTTGCAGTAGCCCTACTTCAGGCTCAAAATCGAATGCTAATGTTCGGGCCCCACGCTCAGTTTTAGTCGGTGGTGTCTCTAAGATGTCTCAAGCAGTGCAACGGTCTGTATCATCTAATGATTGGGATCTTTCTAACTGTACAAACAAGGTTACTGGTGGCCTTGGGGCCAGCAGTCGTAAACGGACCCCTTCTGCTCGGCCTTCATCTCCTGTTGCCAGTTGGGCTCAGAGGCCACAAAAGATTTCTCGAACTGCAAGAAGAACTACTTTATTACCAGCTGTTTCTGGAAATGATGAGGACCCTATTATGGAAGCTGCATCATCTGACATGGTTGTGAATGAGAGGCGTTTTCCTGCCCATACTCCTAAGCAAGCCAAAATAAAAGGTGACAATATCTCTCCAGCTGCATTATCTGAAAGTGAGGGATCAGGTGCTGCTGAAATCAAGTCAAGAAACAAGAATAATAAGTCTGATGCGCTAGATGAGAAAGGTGTTAAGAATGTCCAGAAAATCTCAGCTCTGCTGCTACCACCAAGGAAAAACAAGGCAGTCAATACAGGTGACCGCGGAGATAGTGTTAGGAGGCAAGGCAGAACTGGTCGAGGATTTACTTCCTCTAGGTCCCTCTTGCCTTTGTCAGTGGAAAAGCATGGGAATGTGGGAAACACTAAACAAATTAGAAGTTCAAGACTTGGTCTTGACAAGACTGAAAG CAGAGCGGGGAGGCCACCTACAAGAAAACTTTCTGATAGGAAGGCTTATACGCGACAAAAGCATATTACCATTAATACAGGAGCAGATTTCCTTG TTGGTGCTGATGATGGTCATGAAGAGCTTTTGGCTGCTGCCAATGCTGTAACAGACACTG CTCAAGCCCTATCTAGCCCATTCTGGAAGAAGATGGAgcctttatttcattttatcactgatGTGAATATATCCTATTTGAAAGATCAG ATTAATTCTGGTACAGCGGTGGACGCACCTGCTCCAGTTCCTCTTGATACAGTTAGCTGCATTTCAGCACCTGACTGTGGCTCGAACGAATTTGGGAGAGGTGAGACTGAAGCAAGAAGTGTGGAACTTAGCTCTGAGCATGTTGCTCCTGGAATGGAGAAGCCAGATGAGATTTCTATGTACCAGAGACTTATTGCAGCTTTGATTcctgaagaagaagatgaatccGAATATGATGTGCATGAATCTTCATTTGAGATTGAAAAAGATTTCGGATCAAATTCTTTCTGCTCTCACACGTCACCAAGTTGTGACCCTTCTGGATGTCCTACGTTTTATGGTTATGATGTAAATTCCAATGGAAGACCATGTTACAAACTGGAGAAGAACATTATGCCAATTTCTGGCACGGGTTTCTCAAGCTGCGATCATTTGCAAAATGGTTTACACACTAACCAGTCGATACCTAGTACAATATGCTCCGAGTATCAGTATCAAAATATGTCAGTAAATGAAAGACTAATCATGGAAGTTCACAGCATAGGAATCTATCCAGATTTAGTG AGTGGAGATGAAATAAGTGGAGATATCACTAAATTGGATGAGAAGTACGAGGAACAG GCTTCACGGAAGAAGAGCTTGCTCGGCAAACTTCTATGTTCTGCTACTGATGCTAAAGAGCTCCAGCAGAA GGAATTTGAAGGGCGTGCTCTTAGCAAACTTGTGGGAATGGGCTATGAGAAGTACATG AGTTGCTGTGGACCTAATGCCCATGGGATGAAAAGTGCCAGTGGTAAAATGGCCAAGCAAGCAGCCTTAGCTTTTGTTAAGCGGACTATGGAACGGTACCGGGAATTtgaggagacgggaaagagcTGCTTTGACGATCCTCTGTATAAGGATATTTTCCTCTCTGGTGTATCCTGCCTTGTTGATGGACAACCTTTGAACTCCAGCACTAGTAATGAGTCTGGAAAACTGCATCTTGGAGAATCTGGATTCTCTGTCAAAGCTAGAACTTCAG CTCCTCTTGGTGCACATCAGTGCCCCAGTTCAACCAATCAGGATCTTTATTCTTCTGAATTATTTACATCAAATAATCTGGGTTCTGATGAAGTTACTGGTAATGAAGACAGTTGGTCAAATAGAGGGAAAATGAGGGAAGTGTTACTTGATAATGTAGGCGGTATTATCAGCAATGGCCTTGGTGGTTCTCTCTCATGCAGTGCAAAAGGAAAAAGAAGTGAGAGGGACAGAGAGGGAAAAGGAAACAACAGAGAGAGCTTCCCCAAAAATGGAACTACAAAAATTAGTCGCACTGTATCAGCCTCTGTCAAAGGTGATAGAAAGTCTAAGGCAAGACCCAAGCATAAAACTGCTCATTTGTCTGCTTCAGTCAATTGTTCTCTGGGAAATATGGGAGAACAAACAAAAGGAATATTCTCAGCAACGCTGAAATCAAGTGAGAATAGCCAAAGTAACTTTGGAAAGGATGAGAACAACTATTCCAATGACATATTGGAGGAACCAATTGATTTATCTGGACTGCAACTGCCTGATATGGATGACTTAGGTGGTAATGGAGAGGACCTAGGATCATGGTTGATGAATATTGACGATGGGTTACATGATAATGATTGTATTGGTGGCCTTGGAATCCCAATGGATGACCTGGCAGGGTTGAATATGATGATTTGA
- the LOC121793389 gene encoding protein RETICULATA-RELATED 3, chloroplastic-like, translating to MAAMAQLRFSPLAGSYGRPSGGRDSALIFADNTSISFPLLKCRGNSIGSLDLQSRFHLPCVGGGGDIGVGRGSGGGGENGGWSSGGGDSDESKSPSSGSFGPIGAFLNGWRSRVAADPQFPFKVLMEELVGVSACCLGDMASRPNFGLNELDFVFSTLVVGSIMNFVLMYLLAPTMSSASVSLPGIFASSPTSHMFEPGAYSLMSRLGTFVYKGTLFAGVGFAAGLLGTAISNGLIKMRKKMDPTFETPNKAPPTVLNAITWAIHMGVSSNLRYQTLNGIEFLLAKGVPPAVFKTSVVGLRCLNNILGGMSFVVLARLTGSQSVDGGKGDESEKLVSETESDEFLVRESASK from the coding sequence ATGGCGGCGATGGCTCAGCTTCGCTTCTCACCCCTTGCGGGTAGCTACGGCCGCCCTAGCGGTGGTCGAGATTCTGCCCTGATATTCGCCGATAATACTTCTATCTCGTTCCCATTGTTGAAATGCCGTGGAAATTCGATAGGGAGTCTTGATCTACAGAGTAGATTTCATTTGCCATGTGTTGGGGGTGGCGGAGATATAGGCGTTGGACGAGGtagtggtggtggaggtgaaaACGGAGGGTGGAGCAGCGGTGGAGGGGATTCGGATGAATCCAAGTCTCCTTCATCGGGTAGTTTTGGACCGATTGGGGCTTTCCTCAACGGATGGAGATCGAGGGTTGCTGCTGATCCGCAGTTCCCTTTCAAAGTCCTCATGGAAGAGTTGGTTGGTGTTAGTGCTTGCTGTTTAGGAGACATGGCTTCGCGCCCGAATTTCGGCCTCAATGAGCTTGATTTCGTGTTTTCGACTCTTGTTGTTGGTTCCATCATGAATTTCGTGCTTATGTATCTCCTGGCCCCGACCATGTCCTCGGCAAGCGTGTCCTTGCCTGGCATTTTCGCCAGCTCTCCAACGAGCCACATGTTTGAACCCGGGGCTTATAGCTTGATGAGTAGGCTGGGCACGTTCGTGTACAAAGGCACTCTGTTTGCAGGTGTTGGTTTCGCAGCTGGACTCCTAGGAACTGCTATTTCGAACGGGCTGATCaagatgaggaagaagatggaTCCTACTTTCGAGACCCCAAACAAGGCTCCGCCAACTGTTCTGAACGCCATCACTTGGGCTATTCACATGGGCGTCAGCAGCAATCTCAGATACCAGACGTTGAACGGGATTGAGTTCTTGTTAGCTAAGGGAGTTCCGCCTGCTGTTTTCAAGACCTCGGTGGTCGGGTTGAGGTGCTTGAACAACATCCTCGGAGGGATGTCTTTTGTGGTCTTGGCCAGGTTGACGGGATCGCAGAGTGTCGATGGAGGGAAGGGAGACGAGAGTGAGAAGCTGGTGAGCGAGACTGAGTCGGACGAGTTCCTAGTTAGGGAATCAGCCTCCAAATGA
- the LOC121793390 gene encoding mitogen-activated protein kinase kinase 2-like — MEQQREDDDAAAAAAKEGKQAMKMKKGHLAPALKLSLPPPDEASLSKFVTGSGAMKGGDLLVNKDGVQLVSENEVQASALIQPSDNQLSLADFDVVRVIGKGNGGIVHLVQHKWTAQFFALKVIQTNVEESTRIHIIRELKINESATQSPYIVVFYRSFYDNGAIYIILEYMDGGSLADFMKKVNMIPEPYLAAICKQVLKGLWYLHNKKHIIHRDMKPSNLLINHRGEVKITDFGVSAMLNSTSSVADTFTGTCTYMSPERIRAGPYGYKSDIWSLGLVLLECATGKFPFSPPQPGGWAFYDLINAIVDQPAPYASSDVFSTEFCSFISSCVQKDPKDRLSANELMAHPFITMYDELGVDLAMYLTSAGPPREEVRI, encoded by the exons ATGGAGCAGCAACGAGAAGATGAtgatgcagcagcagcagcggctaAAGAGGGAAAACAAGCAATGAAAATGAAGAAGGGGCATCTAGCTCCCGCTCTCAAGCTCTCCCTCCCTCCTCCCGACGAagcttctctctctaaattcgt GACGGGATCTGGGGCGATGAAGGGTGGTGATTTGTTGGTGAACAAAGATGGAGTGCAGCTTGTGTCTGAGAATGAAGTTCAAGCT TCAGCATTAATCCAGCCGTCCGATAACCAGTTGAGCTTAGCAGACTTTGATGTTGTTCGAGTAATCGGTAAAGGGAATGGCGGCATTGTTCACTTGGTGCAGCATAAGTGGACAGCCCAATTCTTTGCTCTCAAG GTCATTCAAACAAATGTCGAAGAGTCTACTCGTATACATATAATAAGAGAGCTAAAAATCAATGAATCAGCAACACAGTCCCCTTACATTGTAGTCTTCTACCGATCTTTCTATGACAACGGTGCAATCTACATAATCTTGGAGTACATGGACGGTGGGTCTCTTGCAGATTTTATGAAGAAGGTTAACATGATCCCCGAGCCGTATCTTGCAGCAATCTGTAAGCAG GTACTGAAAGGCTTGTGGTATCTTCATAACAAAAAACACATTATCCACCGGGACATGAAACCTTCGAATCTGCTGATAAACCACAGAGGCGAAGTCAAGATAACTGACTTTGGTGTTAGTGCAATGCTCAATAGCACGTCTAGTGTGGCTGATACATTCACTGGCACATGCACGTACATGTCT CCAGAGAGAATCCGGGCAGGCCCATATGGTTACAAAAGTGATATCTGGAGCCTCGGGTTGGTCCTGCTAGAGTGTGCAACGGGGAAGTTTCCATTCTCCCCACCACAGCCGGGAGGGTGGGCTTTCTACGATCTGATTAATGCTATTGTGGATCAACCGGCACCTTATGCATCTTCTGATGTATTTTCTACTGAGTTCTGCTCTTTCATTTCTTCTTG TGTGCAGAAGGATCCAAAGGATAGACTTTCTGCGAACGAACTCATG GCACATCCTTTTATCACTATGTACGACGAGCTTGGCGTTGATCTAGCTATGTACTTGACAAGCGCAGGACCTCCACGGGAGGAGGTTCGGATCTAA
- the LOC121796265 gene encoding uncharacterized protein LOC121796265 isoform X2 — translation MSASRKFDISSSPDRPLYASGHRGSFGTASLDRSGSFRENLENPLLSSLPSMTRSNASVTQNDVVNFFHCVRVDPKSMVIDHKLNRPADFKRLASAAVGMPLEDFLPSSSKSKHLTSPALDDLRRLKSGVRESGTKARERVKIFNDCLSVVNKCFPAIPSRKRSRLDALSIDRSASGVGIGKKGLQNHAISSGFELEQQKSEGRIKNAIPSKRTRTSMADARMEARANILARPPATMDKDKDAVRISSSNSVQGEDQTMSIAVDGWEISKMKKKRTGKKVDNAGSSMKTKAVDGYREPKQGTHLRLIPEARSRVADAYGFRSGATNGGVGLGKSEATSQTSSGMRSSMSRTDSENSSVLHERRERSNGQEKERMNLKAVNKANSREDISCSSPTSGSKSNANVRAPRSVLVGGVSKMSQAVQRSVSSNDWDLSNCTNKVTGGLGASSRKRTPSARPSSPVASWAQRPQKISRTARRTTLLPAVSGNDEDPIMEAASSDMVVNERRFPAHTPKQAKIKGDNISPAALSESEGSGAAEIKSRNKNNKSDALDEKGVKNVQKISALLLPPRKNKAVNTGDRGDSVRRQGRTGRGFTSSRSLLPLSVEKHGNVGNTKQIRSSRLGLDKTERAGRPPTRKLSDRKAYTRQKHITINTGADFLVGADDGHEELLAAANAVTDTAQALSSPFWKKMEPLFHFITDVNISYLKDQINSGTAVDAPAPVPLDTVSCISAPDCGSNEFGRGETEARSVELSSEHVAPGMEKPDEISMYQRLIAALIPEEEDESEYDVHESSFEIEKDFGSNSFCSHTSPSCDPSGCPTFYGYDVNSNGRPCYKLEKNIMPISGTGFSSCDHLQNGLHTNQSIPSTICSEYQYQNMSVNERLIMEVHSIGIYPDLVSGDEISGDITKLDEKYEEQASRKKSLLGKLLCSATDAKELQQKEFEGRALSKLVGMGYEKYMSCCGPNAHGMKSASGKMAKQAALAFVKRTMERYREFEETGKSCFDDPLYKDIFLSGVSCLVDGQPLNSSTSNESGKLHLGESGFSVKARTSAPLGAHQCPSSTNQDLYSSELFTSNNLGSDEVTGNEDSWSNRGKMREVLLDNVGGIISNGLGGSLSCSAKGKRSERDREGKGNNRESFPKNGTTKISRTVSASVKGDRKSKARPKHKTAHLSASVNCSLGNMGEQTKGIFSATLKSSENSQSNFGKDENNYSNDILEEPIDLSGLQLPDMDDLGGNGEDLGSWLMNIDDGLHDNDCIGGLGIPMDDLAGLNMMI, via the exons ATGTCAGCATCTAGAAAATTTGATATCTCCAGTAGTCCTGATAGGCCATTGTATGCATCTGGCCACCGTGGTTCCTTTGGTACCGCCTCACTGGACAGATCAGGCAGCTTTCGGGAGAACTTGGAGAACCCACTTTTATCAAGTCTGCCAAGTATGACAAGAAGCAATGCATCGGTAACTCAAAATGATGTAGTCAACTTCTTCCATTGTGTGCGTGTTGATCCAAAGTCCATGGTCATAGATCATAAGTTGAATAGGCCAGCAGATTTTAAGCGGCTTGCTAGTGCTGCTGTTGGTATGCCCCTGGAAGATTTTTTACCGTCATCTTCCAAAAGCAAACATCTAACTTCACCCGCACTAGATGACCTCAGGCGCCTAAAATCTGGTGTGCGGGAAAGTGGTACTAAAGCTAG GGAACGCGTGAAGATATTCAATGACTGTTTATCGGTAGTTAACAAGTGTTTCCCTGCTATTCCATCGAGAAAGAGATCCCGGCTGGATGCTTTGTCGATCGATCGTTCAGCATCTGGGGTGGGTATTGGGAAAAAGGGATTGCAAAACCATGCTATTTCAAGTGGTTTTGAGCTGGAGCAACAAAAGTCTGAAGGAAGGATAAAGAATGCCATTCCAAGCAAGCGCACTCGAACTTCTATGGCTGATGCTAGG ATGGAAGCACGAGCTAATATCCTTGCAAGACCACCTGCGACTATGGATAAGGACAAGGATGCAGTAAGAATCTCTAGTTCTAATTCAGTTCAGGGTGAGGATCAAACTATGTCCATTGCTGTTGATGGTTGGGAGATTTCCAAAATGAAGAAAAAGCGCACGGGTAAAAAGGTAGACAATGCTGGTAGTTCAATGAAGACAAAAGCAGTTGATGGTTATAGGGAACCTAAACAAGGAACACATCTGCGTCTAATTCCCGAAGCCCGTTCAAGGGTGGCTGATGCCTATGGCTTCAG ATCTGGTGCTACTAATGGAGGCGTGGGTCTAGGGAAGAGTGAGGCTACCTCCCAGACCAGTTCAGGCATGCGGTCATCTATGTCTCGGACTGATTCCGAGAACAGTTCTGTTCTCCATGAGAGGAGAGAGCGTTCTAATGGTCAAGAGAAAGAAAGGATGAATCTGAAAGCCGTAAACAA GGCAAATTCACGAGAAGATATCAGTTGCAGTAGCCCTACTTCAGGCTCAAAATCGAATGCTAATGTTCGGGCCCCACGCTCAGTTTTAGTCGGTGGTGTCTCTAAGATGTCTCAAGCAGTGCAACGGTCTGTATCATCTAATGATTGGGATCTTTCTAACTGTACAAACAAGGTTACTGGTGGCCTTGGGGCCAGCAGTCGTAAACGGACCCCTTCTGCTCGGCCTTCATCTCCTGTTGCCAGTTGGGCTCAGAGGCCACAAAAGATTTCTCGAACTGCAAGAAGAACTACTTTATTACCAGCTGTTTCTGGAAATGATGAGGACCCTATTATGGAAGCTGCATCATCTGACATGGTTGTGAATGAGAGGCGTTTTCCTGCCCATACTCCTAAGCAAGCCAAAATAAAAGGTGACAATATCTCTCCAGCTGCATTATCTGAAAGTGAGGGATCAGGTGCTGCTGAAATCAAGTCAAGAAACAAGAATAATAAGTCTGATGCGCTAGATGAGAAAGGTGTTAAGAATGTCCAGAAAATCTCAGCTCTGCTGCTACCACCAAGGAAAAACAAGGCAGTCAATACAGGTGACCGCGGAGATAGTGTTAGGAGGCAAGGCAGAACTGGTCGAGGATTTACTTCCTCTAGGTCCCTCTTGCCTTTGTCAGTGGAAAAGCATGGGAATGTGGGAAACACTAAACAAATTAGAAGTTCAAGACTTGGTCTTGACAAGACTGAAAG AGCGGGGAGGCCACCTACAAGAAAACTTTCTGATAGGAAGGCTTATACGCGACAAAAGCATATTACCATTAATACAGGAGCAGATTTCCTTG TTGGTGCTGATGATGGTCATGAAGAGCTTTTGGCTGCTGCCAATGCTGTAACAGACACTG CTCAAGCCCTATCTAGCCCATTCTGGAAGAAGATGGAgcctttatttcattttatcactgatGTGAATATATCCTATTTGAAAGATCAG ATTAATTCTGGTACAGCGGTGGACGCACCTGCTCCAGTTCCTCTTGATACAGTTAGCTGCATTTCAGCACCTGACTGTGGCTCGAACGAATTTGGGAGAGGTGAGACTGAAGCAAGAAGTGTGGAACTTAGCTCTGAGCATGTTGCTCCTGGAATGGAGAAGCCAGATGAGATTTCTATGTACCAGAGACTTATTGCAGCTTTGATTcctgaagaagaagatgaatccGAATATGATGTGCATGAATCTTCATTTGAGATTGAAAAAGATTTCGGATCAAATTCTTTCTGCTCTCACACGTCACCAAGTTGTGACCCTTCTGGATGTCCTACGTTTTATGGTTATGATGTAAATTCCAATGGAAGACCATGTTACAAACTGGAGAAGAACATTATGCCAATTTCTGGCACGGGTTTCTCAAGCTGCGATCATTTGCAAAATGGTTTACACACTAACCAGTCGATACCTAGTACAATATGCTCCGAGTATCAGTATCAAAATATGTCAGTAAATGAAAGACTAATCATGGAAGTTCACAGCATAGGAATCTATCCAGATTTAGTG AGTGGAGATGAAATAAGTGGAGATATCACTAAATTGGATGAGAAGTACGAGGAACAG GCTTCACGGAAGAAGAGCTTGCTCGGCAAACTTCTATGTTCTGCTACTGATGCTAAAGAGCTCCAGCAGAA GGAATTTGAAGGGCGTGCTCTTAGCAAACTTGTGGGAATGGGCTATGAGAAGTACATG AGTTGCTGTGGACCTAATGCCCATGGGATGAAAAGTGCCAGTGGTAAAATGGCCAAGCAAGCAGCCTTAGCTTTTGTTAAGCGGACTATGGAACGGTACCGGGAATTtgaggagacgggaaagagcTGCTTTGACGATCCTCTGTATAAGGATATTTTCCTCTCTGGTGTATCCTGCCTTGTTGATGGACAACCTTTGAACTCCAGCACTAGTAATGAGTCTGGAAAACTGCATCTTGGAGAATCTGGATTCTCTGTCAAAGCTAGAACTTCAG CTCCTCTTGGTGCACATCAGTGCCCCAGTTCAACCAATCAGGATCTTTATTCTTCTGAATTATTTACATCAAATAATCTGGGTTCTGATGAAGTTACTGGTAATGAAGACAGTTGGTCAAATAGAGGGAAAATGAGGGAAGTGTTACTTGATAATGTAGGCGGTATTATCAGCAATGGCCTTGGTGGTTCTCTCTCATGCAGTGCAAAAGGAAAAAGAAGTGAGAGGGACAGAGAGGGAAAAGGAAACAACAGAGAGAGCTTCCCCAAAAATGGAACTACAAAAATTAGTCGCACTGTATCAGCCTCTGTCAAAGGTGATAGAAAGTCTAAGGCAAGACCCAAGCATAAAACTGCTCATTTGTCTGCTTCAGTCAATTGTTCTCTGGGAAATATGGGAGAACAAACAAAAGGAATATTCTCAGCAACGCTGAAATCAAGTGAGAATAGCCAAAGTAACTTTGGAAAGGATGAGAACAACTATTCCAATGACATATTGGAGGAACCAATTGATTTATCTGGACTGCAACTGCCTGATATGGATGACTTAGGTGGTAATGGAGAGGACCTAGGATCATGGTTGATGAATATTGACGATGGGTTACATGATAATGATTGTATTGGTGGCCTTGGAATCCCAATGGATGACCTGGCAGGGTTGAATATGATGATTTGA